A single region of the Streptomyces sp. ITFR-16 genome encodes:
- a CDS encoding histidine kinase has translation MVPRPTGPALTGGPDARTPASAPGHVPALPIQVNALQALCRQLFGFRLAMTALAAPFALTGVHDDLGSWLVGAAVLVTVMVSYVLMRDWERFGPILLRHPALLAVDMLFGALLLFAATPGSTLSYVTVCTPLLAGLVYGWRGGAIFAALQALLLAAAYGISDKVEADASALLVVGLCIMAGAVGSTLRGLLLRFGAASQALTETRARLAVSGAVEEERARLAREMHDSVAKTLHGLALAADGLASTADRMDPMTVKHQAELVARSARRAAAESRELLSDLRRESGLDGGIDVIDELAARTADFGRRQGVRAVFRRISEAPVPLIPHAVARHALTIATEAMENARRHARPSLVEVSAGLVRDVVRISVYDDGEGLPPGTSLADLRKAGHFGLVGMVERAASVGARIRIGRGKAARGTEVRLDLSLAAMDLAPPASHPAPVRPPLLTQIPGQPTRTDSRTPHHRTPHHRS, from the coding sequence GTGGTCCCCCGACCGACCGGACCCGCCCTGACCGGCGGCCCCGACGCGCGGACCCCGGCGAGCGCACCGGGCCATGTACCGGCGCTGCCCATCCAGGTGAACGCGTTGCAGGCGCTGTGCCGTCAGCTGTTCGGCTTCCGGCTCGCGATGACCGCGCTGGCCGCCCCCTTCGCGCTCACCGGCGTCCACGACGACCTGGGCAGCTGGCTGGTGGGAGCGGCGGTGCTCGTCACCGTCATGGTGTCGTACGTGCTGATGCGTGACTGGGAGCGCTTCGGCCCGATCCTGCTGCGCCACCCCGCGCTGCTGGCCGTGGACATGCTGTTCGGCGCGCTCCTGCTGTTCGCCGCCACCCCCGGCTCCACGCTCTCCTACGTCACGGTCTGCACCCCGCTCCTGGCCGGCCTCGTCTACGGCTGGCGCGGCGGGGCCATCTTCGCCGCCCTCCAGGCCCTGCTGCTGGCCGCCGCCTACGGCATCAGCGACAAGGTCGAGGCGGATGCCTCGGCGCTGCTCGTGGTCGGGCTCTGCATCATGGCCGGCGCGGTCGGCAGCACACTGCGGGGCCTGCTCCTGCGGTTCGGCGCCGCGTCCCAGGCGCTGACCGAGACCCGGGCGCGCCTCGCGGTGAGCGGCGCGGTGGAGGAGGAGCGGGCCCGCCTCGCCCGCGAGATGCACGACTCCGTGGCCAAGACCCTGCATGGCCTGGCCCTCGCGGCGGACGGCCTGGCCAGCACGGCCGACCGCATGGACCCGATGACCGTCAAGCACCAGGCCGAACTGGTCGCCCGCTCCGCCCGCCGGGCCGCCGCCGAGTCCCGCGAACTCCTCTCCGACCTGCGCCGCGAGTCCGGCCTCGACGGCGGCATCGACGTCATCGACGAACTCGCCGCCCGGACGGCCGACTTCGGCCGCCGCCAGGGCGTGCGGGCGGTCTTCCGGCGCATCAGTGAGGCCCCGGTCCCGCTCATCCCGCACGCCGTGGCCCGGCACGCCCTCACCATCGCCACCGAGGCCATGGAGAACGCCCGGCGCCACGCCCGCCCCAGCCTGGTGGAGGTCTCCGCCGGCCTGGTCCGGGACGTGGTGCGGATCAGCGTGTACGACGACGGCGAGGGCCTGCCCCCGGGCACCTCGCTGGCCGACCTGCGCAAGGCCGGGCACTTCGGCCTGGTCGGCATGGTCGAGCGGGCGGCCTCCGTAGGCGCCCGCATCAGGATCGGCCGGGGCAAGGCCGCCCGGGGCACCGAGGTCCGCCTCGACCTGTCCCTCGCCGCGATGGACCTGGCACCCCCGGCGTCGCACCCCGCCCCGGTGCGCCCGCCGCTGCTCACCCAGATACCCGGCCAGCCCACCCGTACCGACAGCCGGACCCCGCACCACCGCACACCGCACCACCGCTCATGA
- a CDS encoding DUF5936 domain-containing protein gives MELLLAAVVGLAVYGAFQGIRMYRADAKLPGDLAVALEVGASRTTATGSAIDRIGMRYAPSVLSMMGPKRVDKVRRKLDMAGNPGGMTVDRYAARRAVYGGLGALASLAMLMNGQLILAIILLVYGFFWTDVIIRSAINRRKDDIDRTLPDFLDVLAVVVSAGLGFRQALERVAEKYVGPWADELRITLRQMDMGVSRREAFDQLRKRNESEQVSMFVSALQQGEELGAPIVDTLIQIANDMRRTDAQNARRKASKAVPKATLIVTSFMLPGTMILIAVGFYYAADVNVGEIFGS, from the coding sequence ATGGAGCTTCTGCTCGCGGCCGTCGTCGGACTCGCCGTCTACGGCGCCTTCCAGGGCATCCGCATGTACCGCGCCGACGCCAAACTCCCCGGCGACCTCGCCGTCGCCCTGGAGGTCGGCGCCAGCCGTACCACCGCGACCGGATCGGCGATCGACCGCATCGGCATGCGGTACGCCCCGAGCGTCCTGTCGATGATGGGCCCCAAGCGCGTCGACAAGGTCCGCCGCAAGCTGGACATGGCGGGCAACCCCGGGGGCATGACCGTCGACCGGTACGCGGCACGCCGCGCCGTCTACGGCGGGCTCGGCGCGCTGGCGTCCCTGGCGATGCTGATGAACGGGCAGCTGATCCTGGCGATCATCCTGCTCGTCTACGGCTTCTTCTGGACGGACGTGATCATCAGGTCCGCCATCAACCGCCGCAAGGACGACATCGACCGGACGCTCCCCGACTTCCTCGACGTCCTCGCGGTCGTCGTCTCCGCCGGACTCGGCTTCCGCCAGGCCCTGGAGCGGGTCGCAGAGAAGTACGTGGGCCCGTGGGCCGACGAGCTGCGCATCACCCTGCGGCAGATGGACATGGGCGTCAGCCGGCGCGAGGCGTTCGACCAGCTGCGCAAGCGCAACGAGTCCGAGCAGGTGTCGATGTTCGTCTCCGCCCTCCAGCAGGGCGAGGAGCTCGGCGCCCCGATCGTCGACACCCTGATCCAGATCGCCAACGACATGCGCCGCACCGACGCGCAGAACGCCCGGCGCAAGGCGTCCAAGGCCGTACCCAAGGCCACGCTGATCGTCACCAGCTTCATGCTCCCCGGAACGATGATCCTGATCGCGGTGGGCTTCTACTACGCGGCCGACGTCAACGTCGGAGAGATCTTCGGCAGCTGA
- a CDS encoding type II secretion system F family protein, giving the protein MHNLPLLTVGVTLLAGLFAVLGLHTFSSGRAQRQILADRMSQTGQLTIGGRNRRFRGVDRRLRRTRLGRRLERKIAVTGLDLTPGEYFVYVVAALLALYFVVGSIFAPFFGFLAALIGLWGGNAFLNWQRAKRTEAFINQLPELTRVLANATQAGLALRTAISMAVEELDDPAQEELRRVADRLAVGHSLDDALNELVERLPSRELTVLVSTLILSNRAGGTIVSSLRNLTGTLEERKETRREVTTLLSQVKVTAVAVPILGLGFLLIINGMRAGALDDMTAATPGRIAVVIAAGLYGLGFFLINRLTRVRI; this is encoded by the coding sequence ATGCATAATCTCCCGCTCCTGACAGTCGGTGTGACCCTGCTCGCCGGTCTGTTCGCCGTCCTCGGCCTGCACACCTTCTCCTCGGGCAGGGCGCAGCGGCAGATCCTCGCCGACCGGATGTCCCAGACCGGGCAGCTCACCATCGGGGGCCGCAACCGGCGCTTCCGCGGCGTCGACCGGCGGCTGCGCCGGACCCGGCTGGGCAGGCGCCTCGAGCGCAAGATCGCGGTGACCGGACTCGACCTCACCCCCGGCGAGTACTTCGTGTACGTCGTGGCGGCCCTGCTCGCCCTCTACTTCGTGGTGGGCTCGATCTTCGCCCCGTTCTTCGGCTTCCTCGCCGCCCTCATCGGCCTGTGGGGCGGCAACGCCTTCCTGAACTGGCAGCGCGCCAAACGCACCGAGGCGTTCATCAACCAGCTGCCCGAGCTGACCCGTGTCCTCGCCAACGCCACGCAGGCCGGTCTGGCCCTGCGCACCGCGATCAGCATGGCGGTCGAGGAGCTCGACGACCCGGCCCAGGAGGAGCTGCGCCGGGTGGCCGACCGGCTGGCCGTCGGGCACTCCCTGGACGACGCGCTGAACGAACTCGTGGAGCGGCTGCCCTCGCGCGAACTGACCGTCCTGGTCTCCACCCTCATCCTCTCCAACCGGGCGGGCGGCACGATCGTCTCCTCGCTGCGCAACCTCACGGGCACGCTGGAGGAGCGCAAGGAGACCCGGCGCGAGGTCACCACCCTGCTGTCCCAGGTGAAGGTGACCGCCGTCGCCGTCCCGATCCTCGGCCTCGGCTTCCTGCTCATCATCAACGGCATGCGCGCCGGCGCCCTGGACGACATGACGGCCGCCACCCCCGGCCGGATCGCCGTGGTCATCGCCGCCGGCCTCTACGGCCTCGGCTTCTTCCTCATCAACCGCCTCACCCGCGTCCGTATCTGA